One window of Legionella pneumophila subsp. pneumophila str. Philadelphia 1 genomic DNA carries:
- a CDS encoding beta-ketoacyl synthase N-terminal-like domain-containing protein: MSDNNYSNKIAIVGMAVKFPGANDLDEYWDLLKFGKEAVTKFSEEQLHRSGISEQLIANPNYKPYRGILDDLESFDTAPFENTTKNFELLGVQGKVMSHLTHRALSTMRSQEHHSNNYIKNTAVYIGANNQPAAHFLGAAYYQSIDTQKAIERYYSKVIAPYISYQFGFQGSSIDLYTACSSSLTAVIQSCRELNSHQCDMAIAGACLIDLPQEVGYLYEENGLFSSDGHCHSFDASACGTLYSNGAGLVVLKRLEDAIADHDLIHAVIIGSAMNNDGNSSKEGFMAPGVHGQYTCLQSAWRNAEVEPDDLDYIAAHGSSTKLGDATEIYALKKAFKDVKKTYRCPISSVISNLGHTGIVSGMASIIKTVLMLKNKAIVPSINFETPNPDFMLEDSPIYIATEFQDFPTVKKHYLAGVSSYGAGGSNTHLVLRSYDEN, encoded by the coding sequence ATGAGTGACAATAACTACTCAAACAAAATTGCTATTGTTGGTATGGCTGTAAAATTTCCCGGAGCCAATGATCTTGATGAATATTGGGATTTATTGAAGTTTGGTAAAGAAGCAGTAACTAAATTTTCCGAAGAACAATTACATCGGTCAGGTATTTCAGAGCAATTAATCGCTAATCCCAATTACAAACCCTACAGAGGGATATTAGATGACCTGGAGTCATTCGATACTGCTCCGTTTGAGAATACCACCAAAAATTTTGAATTGTTGGGTGTGCAAGGCAAAGTGATGTCGCATTTAACTCATCGTGCTTTGAGTACGATGAGAAGTCAGGAACATCATTCAAATAACTACATAAAAAATACAGCTGTTTATATTGGCGCAAATAATCAACCAGCCGCGCATTTCCTGGGAGCCGCCTACTACCAGTCGATTGATACTCAAAAAGCGATAGAAAGGTATTATTCAAAAGTCATCGCGCCTTATATTTCTTATCAATTTGGATTTCAAGGAAGCTCCATTGATTTATATACAGCTTGCTCATCTTCTTTAACTGCGGTCATCCAAAGCTGTAGAGAGTTAAACAGTCATCAATGTGATATGGCAATTGCAGGTGCGTGTTTAATCGATTTACCTCAGGAAGTTGGGTATCTTTATGAAGAGAATGGCTTATTTTCATCCGACGGCCATTGCCATTCATTTGATGCTTCAGCATGCGGCACTTTATACTCAAATGGTGCTGGGTTAGTTGTTTTAAAGCGACTTGAAGATGCCATTGCAGATCATGATCTAATCCATGCTGTGATTATCGGATCCGCCATGAATAATGATGGTAATTCTTCAAAAGAAGGATTTATGGCACCAGGGGTTCATGGCCAATATACTTGCTTGCAGTCTGCTTGGCGAAATGCAGAGGTTGAGCCAGATGATTTGGATTATATTGCAGCTCATGGATCCTCAACCAAACTGGGTGATGCAACAGAAATATACGCCCTGAAAAAAGCGTTCAAAGACGTTAAAAAGACATATAGATGTCCAATAAGTTCGGTGATAAGTAACCTGGGTCATACAGGCATCGTGTCCGGTATGGCTTCAATCATCAAAACAGTACTTATGCTCAAAAATAAGGCTATTGTTCCTTCAATTAATTTTGAAACTCCTAATCCAGATTTTATGTTGGAAGACTCACCTATATACATCGCCACTGAATTTCAAGATTTCCCTACAGTAAAAAAACACTATTTGGCTGGTGTTTCCAGCTATGGGGCAGGAGGCAGCAATACACATCTGGTTTTGCGCAGCTATGATGAAAACTAG
- a CDS encoding phenylacetate--CoA ligase family protein translates to MSFFDLLIKKANHLVSQIYKKNYNSITPDQLIWQHIQDCEKQFQKNQEAIYYSKDILQDLINKRLQTILLHAKTKSPWYKKTLAKINIENFTRERLEELPTINKTILMENWDAIVTDPKLSLNLVEKHLSKKNDSIDTLYLFSRYQVVSTGGSSGKRGVFIYDWDEWITFHTAFIRYPLYNYERTQIVTTKLNTNPRIVSLFVTNTAIAAYSLAKTFGRGNQNMYFLPMAVTPLNIVITRLNQIQPDILSAGPSYIHKVCQLVQKGQIKIEPKILFVGGEPLFEQTLALIKETWPKVDIFNVFGCTEGMVGLNCRANVDEMHLNDDQCIIEPLDEQNRPVDKGIMVSKMYITNLYNYTLPLIRYENSDEILFLNKTCDCGIHHQLIQTPKGRPGCDFNYPGNIFVHHSLFLGALLPEKNIQEYQVEQTIDGANIRVVTTGFINKSQLQKNIRLRLSKVGLMDAQVNITEVPEIKYLYSGKLNRFIPLNSTDKS, encoded by the coding sequence ATGTCTTTTTTTGACCTCTTAATAAAAAAAGCTAATCACTTGGTTAGCCAAATCTATAAGAAGAATTATAACTCTATAACTCCAGATCAACTGATATGGCAGCATATTCAAGACTGCGAGAAACAGTTTCAAAAAAATCAGGAAGCTATCTATTATTCTAAAGACATACTGCAAGACCTAATCAATAAAAGACTGCAAACAATATTACTTCACGCGAAAACAAAATCTCCCTGGTATAAAAAAACACTGGCAAAAATCAACATAGAAAACTTTACCAGAGAGCGATTAGAGGAACTCCCTACTATAAATAAAACCATTTTAATGGAAAATTGGGATGCAATTGTCACTGATCCCAAACTTTCATTAAATCTAGTTGAAAAGCATCTGAGTAAAAAAAATGACAGCATTGATACCCTATATTTATTCTCCCGCTATCAGGTCGTGTCAACTGGAGGAAGCAGTGGGAAACGCGGCGTATTTATTTATGATTGGGATGAATGGATTACATTTCACACCGCATTTATCCGCTATCCACTTTACAATTATGAACGCACGCAAATTGTAACTACCAAGCTAAACACAAACCCAAGAATTGTCAGCCTGTTTGTAACAAATACAGCAATTGCAGCCTATTCTTTAGCAAAAACCTTTGGGCGAGGTAATCAAAATATGTATTTTCTGCCTATGGCTGTAACCCCATTAAACATAGTTATCACTCGTCTCAATCAAATCCAACCCGATATCTTAAGTGCTGGCCCTTCATATATTCACAAAGTATGTCAATTGGTTCAAAAAGGACAAATAAAAATTGAACCCAAAATTCTTTTTGTTGGAGGAGAACCACTTTTTGAGCAAACCTTGGCTTTAATCAAAGAAACCTGGCCTAAAGTGGACATTTTTAATGTATTTGGTTGTACTGAAGGGATGGTAGGGCTAAATTGCCGGGCGAATGTGGATGAGATGCATTTGAATGATGATCAATGCATTATTGAGCCTCTGGATGAGCAAAATCGGCCCGTTGACAAAGGAATTATGGTCTCCAAAATGTATATAACTAATTTATATAATTACACTTTACCATTAATCCGCTATGAAAATTCAGATGAAATTTTATTTTTAAATAAAACCTGTGATTGTGGCATCCACCATCAGCTTATACAAACCCCTAAAGGTCGGCCTGGATGTGATTTTAATTATCCTGGTAATATTTTTGTACATCATTCGCTTTTCTTGGGAGCACTCTTGCCAGAAAAAAATATTCAGGAATATCAGGTCGAACAAACAATTGATGGGGCTAATATCAGGGTTGTAACCACCGGTTTTATAAACAAGAGCCAATTGCAAAAGAATATACGCTTACGATTAAGCAAGGTGGGTTTGATGGATGCCCAAGTCAATATCACAGAGGTACCTGAAATTAAATATTTGTATTCGGGTAAACTGAATCGTTTTATACCATTGAATTCGACTGACAAATCTTAG